Proteins encoded together in one Rhizobacter sp. J219 window:
- a CDS encoding MBL fold metallo-hydrolase has product MRTLLRPGFVALCLALGLTLAGCTSSGDCDSPYAGSPQFKGCLFANPPNPDTPPGAGTWTIWSRFVFASKSGTVPVDAIPVRPLTTAQLEALDPQANHVVRLGHSSHLLKLRGRFWLIDPVFGERVSPFSFAGPKRFHAPPLALQQLPPIEGLILSHDHYDHLDVPTIEYLAQRVQRYFVPLGVKARLIEMGVPAERVQEFDWWQGATHAGVQLTATPSQHFSGRSLTDRNRTLWASWALQIGEQRIFYSGDSGYFGGFKQIGERFGGFDLALMENGAYDAYWPAVHMTPEETVQAFADLRGKVLYSVHNSTFDLAFHPWQDPLNRLADLSAAKGIELATPEIGEVLTVGQPRSNRRWWVGLK; this is encoded by the coding sequence ATGAGAACCCTTCTGCGCCCGGGCTTCGTGGCCCTCTGCCTCGCCCTCGGCCTCACCCTTGCGGGCTGCACCAGCAGCGGCGATTGCGACTCCCCCTACGCCGGCTCGCCGCAATTCAAGGGCTGCCTGTTCGCCAACCCACCCAACCCCGACACCCCGCCCGGCGCCGGCACCTGGACGATCTGGTCGCGCTTCGTCTTCGCGAGCAAGAGCGGCACCGTGCCGGTCGATGCGATCCCGGTGCGCCCGCTCACCACCGCGCAGCTCGAAGCGCTCGACCCGCAGGCCAACCACGTGGTGCGGCTCGGCCACTCGTCGCACCTGCTCAAGCTGCGCGGCAGGTTCTGGCTCATCGACCCGGTGTTCGGCGAGCGGGTCTCGCCGTTCAGCTTCGCCGGCCCGAAGCGCTTCCATGCGCCGCCGCTTGCGCTGCAGCAGCTGCCGCCGATCGAGGGCCTGATCCTCTCGCACGACCACTACGACCACCTCGACGTGCCGACCATCGAGTACCTGGCGCAGCGTGTGCAGCGCTACTTCGTGCCGCTGGGCGTGAAGGCGCGGCTCATCGAGATGGGCGTGCCGGCCGAGCGGGTGCAGGAGTTCGACTGGTGGCAGGGCGCCACGCACGCCGGCGTGCAGCTCACCGCCACGCCCTCGCAGCACTTCTCGGGCCGCAGCCTCACCGACCGCAACCGCACGCTGTGGGCCTCGTGGGCGCTCCAGATCGGCGAGCAGCGCATCTTCTACAGCGGCGACTCCGGCTACTTCGGCGGCTTCAAGCAGATCGGCGAACGCTTCGGCGGCTTCGACCTCGCCCTGATGGAAAACGGCGCCTACGACGCCTACTGGCCCGCGGTGCACATGACCCCCGAAGAGACGGTGCAAGCCTTCGCCGACCTGCGCGGCAAGGTGCTGTACTCGGTGCACAACAGCACCTTCGACCTCGCCTTCCACCCCTGGCAAGACCCGCTCAACCGCCTGGCCGACCTGTCGGCGGCCAAGGGCATCGAGCTCGCCACGCCCGAGATCGGCGAGGTGCTGACGGTCGGGCAGCCGCGCAGCAACCGCCGCTGGTGGGTGGGGCTGAAGTGA